Part of the Kitasatospora sp. NBC_00374 genome is shown below.
AAGTAGCGCAGGTAGTAGGAGGGCACCACGCCGAGCCGGCGGACCACCGCCGACGGCAGGTGCAGGTCGGCGGCGATCTGCTCGCCGAAGCCGTCCAGCAGTTCGGGCAGCACCTCGTGGCCGCCGGCGGCGCCGGGGGTGTCGAGCAGGGTGACGCCGCGCTCCCAGGTGAGGTGGTTGAGGCCGACGTGGTCGAGGCGGACCAGCTCGGGGTCGACGCCCAGGTGGGCGGCGAACTTCCGCTGGAAGCCGATGGCGACGTTGCACAGGCCGACGGCCTTGTGCCCGGCGCTCTGCAGGGCGCGGGTGACGATGCCGACCGGGTTGGTGAAGTCGACGATCCAGGCGTCCGGGCTGGCGAGGCGGACCTGTTCGGCGATGTCCAGCACCACCGGGACGGTGCGCAGCGCCTTGGCGAGGCCGCCGGCGCCGGTGGTCTCCTGGCCGACGCACCCGCACTCCAGCGGCCAGGTCTCGTCCTCGTTGCGGGCGGCCTGTCCGCCGACGCGCAGTTGGAGCAGGACGGCGTCGGCGCCCCGGACCCCGGCGGCGACCTCGGTGGCGGTGGTGACGGTGGCGCCGTGGCCCTGCCTGGCGAAGATCCTGCGGGCCAGGCCGGCGATCAGCTCCAGCCGGTCGGCGGCCGGGTCGATCAGGACGAGTTCGCCGATCGGGAGGGTGTCCCGCAGCCGGGCGAAGCCGTCGATCAGCTCCGGTGTGTAGGTGGAACCGCCGCCGACGATTGCCAACTTCAGTGCGGACATCAGCCCTTGACCCCTGTCAGTGTCACGCCTTCGATGAAGGCCTTCTGCGCGAAGAAGAACAGCACGAGCACCGGAGCCGTCACGAGCAGCGTGGCCGCCATGGTGAGGTTCCAGTTGGTGTGGTGGGCGCCCTTGAACGACTCCAGGCCGTAGCTGAGCGTCCAGGCGCCCGGGTTCTCGCTGGAGTAGATCTGCGGGCCGAAGTAGTCGTTCCAGCAGAAGAAGAACTGGAACAGGGCGACCGCGGCGATGGCGGGCTTCGCCATCGGCAGGACCACCCGGACCAGGGTCCGCAGGTCGCCGCAGCCGTCGATCCTGGCGGCCTCCAGGTACTCCTTGGGGATGGTCAGCAGGAACTGCCGCAGCAGGAAGATGGAGAACGCGTCGCCGAAGGCCATCGGGATGACCAGCGGCCACAGCGAGCCGGTGAGGTGCATCTGCTTGGCCCAGAACAGGTACATCGGGATGACGGTGACCTGGGGCGGCAGCATCATCATCGAGATGACGGCCGTCAGGGCCAGGTTGCGGCCGCGGAAGCGGAACTTGGCGAGCGCGTAGGCGACCGGGAGGCTGGAGACGACGGTCAGCGCGGTGCCGCCGGCGGCGTACAGCAGGGTGTTGCGCCACCAGGTGAGGAAGCCGGGGGTCCGCCAGACCTTGCCGTAGTTGCCCCAGTGCCACTCGGTCGGCCACAGGTTGGAGGTCAGTGCCTGCTGGTCGCTCATCACCGAGGTGAGCAGGACGAAGACGAACGGCAGCAGGAAGAACAGCGCGGCGGCGATGGCCAGGGAGTGCACGGCCACCCAGTGCAGGGCGGCGCGGCGGCGGGCCACCCGGGCGGCGGCGGTGGAGCCGGCCCGGGCGGGCAGGCGCACGGTCGAGGTGATGGTCATGGCTCAGTCCTCGTTGATGAAGCCGGACTTGCGGCGCAGCAGCAGCGACGTGAAGGCCATCGAGATCGCGAACAGGATCACGGCGACCACGCAGGCCGAGCCGGTGTCGAAGCGCTGGAAGCCGAGGTTGTAGACCATCTGCGGCAGCGTCCAGGTGGAGCCGTGCGGGTAGCCGGGCTCGAACTGCTGGCCGGAGCCGCCGATCACGCCGCTGGCGACCTTTCCGGCGACGATCGCCTGGGTGTAGTACTGCATGGTCTGGATGACGCCGGTGACGACGGCGAACATCACGATCGGTGAGATGTTCGGGGCGGTGACGAACCGGAACTTCTGCCAGGGGCCGGCGCCGTCGAGCTCGGCGGCCTCGTACTGCTCCTTCGGGACGTCGAGCAGGGCGGCCATGAAGATGACCATCAGGTCGCCGATGCCCCACAGTGCGAGCATGGTGAGGGCGGGCTTGGACCAGCTCGGGTCGGTGAACCAGCCCGGCTGCGGCAGGCCGAGGTCGCCGAGCAGGTGGTTGACCGGGCCGGTGCCGGGGTTGAGCAGGAAGGCGAAGGCCATCGTGGCGGCCACCGGCGGGGCCAGGTAGGGCAGGTAGAAGGCGGTCCGGAAGAAGCCGGCGCCGGTCCTCACCTTGGTGATCAGCAGTCCGATGCCGAGGCCGAAGGCCACCCGCAGGGTGACCATCACCAGGACCAGCCACAGGGTGTTGCCCAGACCCGTCCAGAACGACGGGTACTCGTTCAGGACGTAGTCCCAGTTCTTCAGGCCGTTGAAGGTCGGTGCGGTGAAGCCGTCGTACCGCATGAAGGAGAAGTAGACGGTGGAGATCAGCGGGTAGGCGAAGAAGACGCCGAAGCCGATCAGCCAGGGGGAGAGGAAGGCCACCGTGCGGGCGGCCTCCCGGCGGCGCTTGGCCTTCAGCGCCGGCGGGACGGGGGTGCTAGCGAGTGCCATGGTGCGTCACTTCGCCTGCTGGACGGCCGCGTCGATCTCCTTGGCCGTGGCGGCCAGCCCGGCCTTGAGGTCGGTCTGCCTGCCGGCCTCGTACTCGTAGCCGAAGTTCTGCATGGAGACCTGGTAGGCGCCGCCGTTGATGCTGGCGGGGGTGGTGCTGGAGTTCGGGTTCTTGGCGATGTCGATGAAGGTCCGGAAGTTCGCGTCGGCCTCCAGCTTGGGCGAGTCGAGCGCCTCGACGGTGCTGGGCACGTTGTGGATCGCGTTGGCGAAGCCGACCACGGCGTCGGTGTTGGTGGTCAGGTACTTGACCAGCTCCCAGGAGGCGGTCTGCTTCCTGCTGCCCTTGGCGATGCCGATGATGGTGCCGGTCTGGTAGCCGCGGCCGTAGGTGGCGGCCTGGTCGTCCGGCACCGGGAACGGCGCGGTGGCCCACTCGAAGTCGGGCTTGTCCTCGGCCAGCGAGGCGGTGCGCCACTCACCGTCGATGGCCATCGCCACCTGGCCGGCGGTGAACGGGTTCTTGGTGCTGAACTCGTCGCCGAAGCCGGTGCGGTACTTCTCCAGCCTGTCGAAGCCGCCGAGCCTGTCGACCAGGGCCTTCTGCCAGGTGTACATCGCGGCGACCCTGGGGTCGGAGGCGATGTCCGACGTGCCGTCGGCGCCGAAGTAGGCCGGGCCGTACTGGCCGAGGAAGTGCGTCGGGGTGGACTCGTAGCCGTGGTAGTTCGGCATGAAACCGAGCTGCTTGTAGCCGTCGCCCTCGGCCAGGGTCAGCTTGACGGCGTCGGCCTCGAACTCGCTGAAGGTCTTCGGCGGCGCGGTGATCCCGGCCGCGGCGAAGGCGGTCTTGTTGTAGTACAGGCCGTAGGCGTCGCCGAGCAGCGGCAGTGAGCACTGGTTGCCCTGGAACCGGCTGTACTGGAGCATCGCGGCCGGGAAGGTCTTGGCCGGGTCGATGCCGTCCTTCTGCAGCAGCGGCTTGAGGTCGGCCCAGACGCCCGCGGAGCAGAACTTGCCGACGTTGTCGGTGGTGAAGGAGGAGACCACGTCCGGCGCCGCGTCGCCGCCGGCCCGCAGCGCCTGCTCGCTCTTGTCGTCGGCGATGTTGCCGACCACCTTGACGTGGATGTTCGGGTGCAGCTTCTCGAAGGCGGCCACGTTGTCGGCGATCGCCTTGACCTCGTTGTCCTGGCTCCAGCCGTGCCAGAAGGTGATGGTCACGTCCTGGCCGGCGGCCGAGCCGTCCTGGCCGCCGGCGGAGTTGGTGCCGGTGCAGGCGGTGGCGAGCAGGGCCAGGCAGGCGGTACCGGTCAGGGCGGCGAGCGCGCGGTGCGTTCGGCGGGTGATGTCCACGGGGGTTCTCCTGGAGGTACGGGGGCAGGCGGCAGTGCCCGTCGGCCCGTGCGTGGGGGTGCCTTCGGTGGTGTGCGGGTGAGCGGTGGTACGGGGTGGTCGGGGCGGACGGCCGGCTTCAGTGGGTCGTGAAGGCGGCGTCCCGGGCGGTGGCGAGGGCGCGCTGCAGTGCGCCGTGCAGGACGGGGGAGCCGGGGACGGTACTGGAGCGCACCTCCGGCCGGGGGATGGCGATCCGGGCCAGCGACTCCTGGACGAGCTCCCGCAGGCGCTCGCCGCCGGCCGTCGGCACCCCGCCGGCCAGCACCAGCAGTTCCGGGTCGACCACGGCGACGATGGCGGCCAGCCCGACGGCGATCCGGTCGGCCAGGACGGCCAGGAACTCCTCGCCCGCGCCGGGGGTCTCCAGCGCGAGGGCCACGGCCTGCTCGGCGCCGGGCGCGTTCAGTCCGTGCTCGCGGGCCAGGGCGAGGACGGCGGGGGCGCCGGCCAGTTCCTGGAAGCCGCCGGAGTTCTTCCGGCGGACGTTGTGGACCACCGGGGCGCCGGGCACCGGCATGTAGCCGACCTCGCCGGCGCCGCCGGTGAAGCCCCGGTGCAGCCGGCCGGCGATCACGATCGCGGCGCCGATGCCCTCCTCGGCCCAGAGCAGGACGAAGTCCTCGCTGCCCCGGGCGGCGCCGACGGCCTGCTCGGCGATGGCCGCCAGGTTGACGTCGTTCTCGATGGTGACCGGGGCGCCGACCGCCTCGGACAGCTCGGCGACCAGCCGGGGCGAGTGCCAGCCGGGCAGGTGGGTGGCGTACCGGAGGCGGTCGGTGACCGGGTCGAGCGCGCCGCCGATGCCGAGGACGGCCTGGTGCAGGCTGCCCTCGGGCAGGCCCGCCAGACGGACGGTCTCGGCGACGGCGTCCGCCACCCGCCGGACGGTCTCCGCGGCGGGCCACCCCTTGGTCGCCACCTGGTGCTCGGCGAGGGTGCCGCCGGTGATGTCGGCGACGGCCACCCGGACGTGGGTGGTGGTGACGTCCAGACCGGCCACGTACCCGGCGGCCGGGTTGACCTGGTAGAGCTGCGCGTTCGGCCCGGGCCCGCCGGCGGTGGTGCCGACCGGTACGACCAGGCCGGCGGCCTCCAGTCGGGCCAGCAGCTGGGAGGCGGTGGGCTTGGACAGGCCGGTCAGCGTCCCGATCTGGGTTCGCGAGAGCGGGCCGTTGGCCAGCAGCAGTTCGAGGGCGGCGCGGTCGTTGATGGCGCGCAGCAGGCTGGGGGTGCCGGCCAGGGGCGCACGGGAACGGGTGTTGTCGGTCACAGGCCCGATCCTCCTCCGCCGACGGGGCACGGTGCGGCCCGGGGTCGTGGTTCGATGAACTGTTAGGAAAGTTTCCAATTCCTGAAGAGGACCGTAGATCCCGGCCCGGGGGAGTGTCAATGGGCCCGCCGGGCCCGGATGCGCAAGCGTTACCTCGAACGCCGGGAGCCCCGCCCCCCGGCAGGGGGACGGGGCTCCGGAAGGGGCGGCGGGGAGGGGTCAGCCGGCGGCCGGCCCGGCCCCGTCCGCGGTCTGCGGCGGAATCGGCTTGGCCGCCAGCGACCGGGCCGAACCCGGATCGCCCAGCACCGAGGGCGGCAGGAGCTCGACCACGGCGGGCGTCGCGGCGGCGGCACCGGCCGGTGCCACCTCCTCCTTGAGCTTCACGCCCGCCAGGTCGAACGCCGCCTTCAGCCGCAGCCGCAGCGTCCGGGAGACCAGTGCGGCGTTGCCCGGCGAGCAGCGCGCCTCGACCCGCAGCACCACCGAGTCCGCGGCCACCGACTCGACGCCCAGCACCTTCACCCGGCCCCAGATCAGCTCGTCGAACGGGGTCTCCTTGGCCAACTGCTCGGCGGCCTCGGTGATCAGCGCCTCGACCCGCTCCAGGTCCTCCTTGTAGCCGACCTGCACGTCCACCGCGGCGGTCGCCCAGCCCTGGCTCATGTTGGCGATCCGCTTGACCTCGCCGTTGCGGATGTACCAGATCTCGCCGCCGGTGCCGCGCAGCTTGGTCACCCGCAGCCCGACCTCCAGCACCGTGCCGGTGGCCACCCCGGTGTCGATCTCGTCGCCGACGCCGTACTGGTCCTCCATGATCATGAAAACCCCGGACAGGAAGTCCGTCACCAGGTTCCGCGCGCCGAAACCGATCGCCACACCCGCGACACCGGCGCTGGCCAGCAGCGGCGCCAGATTCACCCCGAGGGCGGACAGCACCATCAGCGCGGCCGTCCCCAGGATGGTGAACGAGGCCACGCTGCGCAGCACCGAGCCGATCGCCTCCGAGCGCTGCTGGCGGCGCTCGGTGTTGACCATGCCGCTGTTGGCCAGCAGCCCGCCGAGCCGGCTCAGCTCGGCCTCGGCCTCCGACGGGCGGCCCATCCGCGCGATCAGCTTGTCGATCAGTTTGCGTACCATCGCCCGCAGTACCAGGGCGAGCACCACGATGAACAGGATCCGCAGCGCGCCCTCCACCCAGCCCTGCCAGTTCGCGTCCAGCCAGCTCGCGGCCTGCTTGGTGGAACTGCTCACCTCGTCCGCGCTGGTCGGCAGGGTGAAGGTGAGTGAGGGCGTCGCGGGCGACGGGGTGGTGTCGGCGATCGGGCTGACGGGGGCGGATCGAACCACGTGCGGGGCTTCCTTCCGGGCAGGGCTACGACGGGGCCGCCCGGTCGGGACGGACCGTCGCGCCCAGCCTATCGGCCGCCCACCACCCGGTCGGACGCGCCGTCAGCCGTCCGGACGCCGTCGACAGGGGCCCCCACCAGGGGCGCGGAGTGCAGCGGGCGCGCCTGGTGGGCATACCGGGTATGACGGAATGCACATCCGGGTGCCCCCGGATGTGCACTGTCCGTTACTGAACGATCTGTTAGGAAGGAAATGGTGGCGCCGCACGAACACGTAAGGCGACACTGGTGGAGATCGCGCTCAAGTGCGTGATCACCCGCTCGTCCCGGCGCGAGCCACGCGCCGCAGGCGTCCAAGGAGGCCTCCGTGCCGCATGTCCTGGTCCTCAACGCGTCGTACGAGCCACTCGGCGTCGTATCGATGCGCCGCGCACTCATCCTGGTCCTCAGTCACAAGGCGGTCTGCCTGGAGGACTCCGGAATCACTCTGCACAGCGCCACCAGCGCCGTCCCGGCGCCGTCCGTCGTCCGTCTGACCCGCTTCGTCCGGGTCCCCTACCGCGGGCCCGTCCCGCTCACCCGCCGCGCACTGTTCGCCCGGGACCACGGGCGCTGCGTCTACTGCGGGGCCGCCGCCACCAGCGTCGACCACGTCATCCCGCGCAGCCGGGGCGGCCAGCACCGGTGGGACAACGTGGTCGCGGCCTGCCGCCGCTGCAACCACACCAAGGCCGACCGCCACCTGACCGAGCTCGGCTGGCGTATGAAGCACCCCCCGGCCGCACCGAGCGGCCTGGCCTGGCGGGTGATCGGCACCGGGATCAAGGACCCGCGCTGGCGCCCCTACCTGGAGCCGTACGGCGGCCTCGACCAGCTGCACCAGCAGCTGAGCGGCTTCGAGCACCACGACCATACCGACGGCGGCGGCGTTCTGCCGGCCCCGCACGGCCGGTCGCGCCCCATCCGCCGCGGTGAGCAGCCCGAGCCGCTCTCCGCCTGACAGACAAGGGCCTGCCCGACACATCCCTCGGTATGCCTCATGGGCCGCCTGCGCACCCCCAGCGGGAGCGCGGGCGGCCCGCCGTCTGCCACCGGAGCCCGGCGGCGTTCGGCCCGGCCCCGAGCCCCCGCCCCGAGCCCCCGCCCAGCCCCGCGCCCGAACGGACGGACCCCACCCCCCATGCGCCTGCCCATCGCACCGCCGCCCGGCCCCCGGGCGCCCGTCGCGGCGATCTCCTTCGACGGTGACGACACCCTCTGGGACTTCGCCTCCGGCTTCGACGCGGCCGTCGAGCACACCGCCCGCCTGCTCACCGAGGCGCTCGGCGGTCCGCCGGTGACGGTGCGGTGGCTGCACGAGGTCCGGGACGAGGTCGCGCTGGGCCTGCCCGGCGCCGGCTACGGGGTGATCCGGCGGGCCGCCTTCGCGGAGTCGGTGCGTCGCCGCGGCGGCGCACCCGGGCTGGCCGAGGAGCTCCACCGGGCCTTCAACGCCGTCCGGGCCGAGCGCACCGAGCTCTACCCGGAGACCCTGGACGTGCTGCGCGGGCTGGCCTCGCGGATGCCGCTGGCGCTCACCAGCAACGGCAACACCGAACTGGGCTGGCTCGGCCTGGAGAGCCTGTTCACCGTGGTCACCCGGGCCGCCGAGTGCGGGATCCACAAGCCCGACCCCGGCATCTACCTGCTCACCGCCGAGCGCCTGGGCGTCCCGCCGGGGCAGGTCCTGCACGTCGGCGACCACCCGGTCGAGGACCTGGCCGGCGCCCGCGCGGCCGGCCTGCCCGCCCTGCTGCTGGACCGCACCGGCCGCACCCCGGGCGCGCTCGCCTCACTGAGCGGCCTGACCGAGCTGACCGGCCTGACCGGGCTGACCGACCTGACCGGGCTGCCGGACGGCCGTCACGGGGTCACGGCGTAGACCTCCACGCCCCACAGCGAGTACCCGTACGTGGTCGCCCTGGTGACCCCCTGCACGCGCAGGTACTGGGTGTCCGGGGCGTCGAAGCGCAGCGTCTCGGTGCCGCCGGTGCTGTCGTCGACCGTGGCGACGGTGGTCCAGAGGACCCCGTCCGCGGAGGTCTGCAGGCGGTACGACGAGGCGTGGGCCTCCTGCCAGTGCAGCACCGCCGAGCCCAGCCGGGTCTTCTCCGGCAGCCGGATCTGCACCCAGGCGTCGTCCGTGGCCTTCGCGGACCAGCGGGTCTTGGGGTCGCCGTCGGCGACGGCCGAGGCCGGCTGGGAGGCGGAGGCGTCGCCGGAGGAGGAGGCCGTGCCGTTCCTGGCCAGGTCCGGGCCGCCGGTCGGCGGTACCACGTGCACCTGGAGCACCTGCCGTACCGTCAGCGTGCCGACGGTGAAGGTGATCGGCACCTGGTACACGCCCGACGGCGTCCCGGCCGCCGCGGTGACCTGCACCGGGGCCGCCACCTTCGCGCCGCGCGGCACGGTGACGGCGCCCGCGGGGGTGACCGTCAGGCCCTTGGCCTCGGCGGGCACCTCGGCCTTGAGCAGACCGGCGGCACCCTCCGGGCGGCCCGCCTCCAGCACCGCCTTGGTCTGCGCGGGGGTGCTCTGGCCGGCCACCACGTCGAGCACGCCGGGGGAGAGGTTGAGCCGGGCCGCCGGGATGTCGGCGTACCAGGGGATGATCTGGTTGACCACCGGGGCCTCCCCGCCCGGTGCCCAGACCAGCCGGATCGCCTCGGCCGGGGCGCCGCCCGCGGGGAGTTCGTTGTAGCCGGGCTTGACCGGGCCGATCGCCGCCCAGCTGCCGTCGGGCCGGCGCACCTCGGCGGTGGCCGAGGCCCGGACCGTCGGGTCGGTGAGCACGGTCACCCGGTCCAGCGGGCGCGGCGCGCCCAGTTCGACGGTCAGCGGGGTGGTGTTGCTGCCCGGCGCGCCGGCGGC
Proteins encoded:
- a CDS encoding 6-phospho-beta-glucosidase, which encodes MKLAIVGGGSTYTPELIDGFARLRDTLPIGELVLIDPAADRLELIAGLARRIFARQGHGATVTTATEVAAGVRGADAVLLQLRVGGQAARNEDETWPLECGCVGQETTGAGGLAKALRTVPVVLDIAEQVRLASPDAWIVDFTNPVGIVTRALQSAGHKAVGLCNVAIGFQRKFAAHLGVDPELVRLDHVGLNHLTWERGVTLLDTPGAAGGHEVLPELLDGFGEQIAADLHLPSAVVRRLGVVPSYYLRYFYQHDLVVEELRVKGSRAAEVSAIERQLLEMYADPALDTKPELLGKRGGAFYSEAAVQLISALLGTGGGSSVQVVNTRNDGILPFLPDDAVIEVPATVDADGVRPLPQRPVEPLYAGLIASVTAYEQLALEAALKGGRDRVFDALLAHPLVGQLDLADRLTDRLLAHNRAHLSWA
- a CDS encoding carbohydrate ABC transporter permease, producing MTITSTVRLPARAGSTAAARVARRRAALHWVAVHSLAIAAALFFLLPFVFVLLTSVMSDQQALTSNLWPTEWHWGNYGKVWRTPGFLTWWRNTLLYAAGGTALTVVSSLPVAYALAKFRFRGRNLALTAVISMMMLPPQVTVIPMYLFWAKQMHLTGSLWPLVIPMAFGDAFSIFLLRQFLLTIPKEYLEAARIDGCGDLRTLVRVVLPMAKPAIAAVALFQFFFCWNDYFGPQIYSSENPGAWTLSYGLESFKGAHHTNWNLTMAATLLVTAPVLVLFFFAQKAFIEGVTLTGVKG
- a CDS encoding carbohydrate ABC transporter permease — its product is MALASTPVPPALKAKRRREAARTVAFLSPWLIGFGVFFAYPLISTVYFSFMRYDGFTAPTFNGLKNWDYVLNEYPSFWTGLGNTLWLVLVMVTLRVAFGLGIGLLITKVRTGAGFFRTAFYLPYLAPPVAATMAFAFLLNPGTGPVNHLLGDLGLPQPGWFTDPSWSKPALTMLALWGIGDLMVIFMAALLDVPKEQYEAAELDGAGPWQKFRFVTAPNISPIVMFAVVTGVIQTMQYYTQAIVAGKVASGVIGGSGQQFEPGYPHGSTWTLPQMVYNLGFQRFDTGSACVVAVILFAISMAFTSLLLRRKSGFINED
- a CDS encoding extracellular solute-binding protein; protein product: MTRRTHRALAALTGTACLALLATACTGTNSAGGQDGSAAGQDVTITFWHGWSQDNEVKAIADNVAAFEKLHPNIHVKVVGNIADDKSEQALRAGGDAAPDVVSSFTTDNVGKFCSAGVWADLKPLLQKDGIDPAKTFPAAMLQYSRFQGNQCSLPLLGDAYGLYYNKTAFAAAGITAPPKTFSEFEADAVKLTLAEGDGYKQLGFMPNYHGYESTPTHFLGQYGPAYFGADGTSDIASDPRVAAMYTWQKALVDRLGGFDRLEKYRTGFGDEFSTKNPFTAGQVAMAIDGEWRTASLAEDKPDFEWATAPFPVPDDQAATYGRGYQTGTIIGIAKGSRKQTASWELVKYLTTNTDAVVGFANAIHNVPSTVEALDSPKLEADANFRTFIDIAKNPNSSTTPASINGGAYQVSMQNFGYEYEAGRQTDLKAGLAATAKEIDAAVQQAK
- a CDS encoding ROK family transcriptional regulator, with product MAGTPSLLRAINDRAALELLLANGPLSRTQIGTLTGLSKPTASQLLARLEAAGLVVPVGTTAGGPGPNAQLYQVNPAAGYVAGLDVTTTHVRVAVADITGGTLAEHQVATKGWPAAETVRRVADAVAETVRLAGLPEGSLHQAVLGIGGALDPVTDRLRYATHLPGWHSPRLVAELSEAVGAPVTIENDVNLAAIAEQAVGAARGSEDFVLLWAEEGIGAAIVIAGRLHRGFTGGAGEVGYMPVPGAPVVHNVRRKNSGGFQELAGAPAVLALAREHGLNAPGAEQAVALALETPGAGEEFLAVLADRIAVGLAAIVAVVDPELLVLAGGVPTAGGERLRELVQESLARIAIPRPEVRSSTVPGSPVLHGALQRALATARDAAFTTH
- a CDS encoding mechanosensitive ion channel family protein; translation: MVRSAPVSPIADTTPSPATPSLTFTLPTSADEVSSSTKQAASWLDANWQGWVEGALRILFIVVLALVLRAMVRKLIDKLIARMGRPSEAEAELSRLGGLLANSGMVNTERRQQRSEAIGSVLRSVASFTILGTAALMVLSALGVNLAPLLASAGVAGVAIGFGARNLVTDFLSGVFMIMEDQYGVGDEIDTGVATGTVLEVGLRVTKLRGTGGEIWYIRNGEVKRIANMSQGWATAAVDVQVGYKEDLERVEALITEAAEQLAKETPFDELIWGRVKVLGVESVAADSVVLRVEARCSPGNAALVSRTLRLRLKAAFDLAGVKLKEEVAPAGAAAATPAVVELLPPSVLGDPGSARSLAAKPIPPQTADGAGPAAG
- a CDS encoding HNH endonuclease, whose amino-acid sequence is MPHVLVLNASYEPLGVVSMRRALILVLSHKAVCLEDSGITLHSATSAVPAPSVVRLTRFVRVPYRGPVPLTRRALFARDHGRCVYCGAAATSVDHVIPRSRGGQHRWDNVVAACRRCNHTKADRHLTELGWRMKHPPAAPSGLAWRVIGTGIKDPRWRPYLEPYGGLDQLHQQLSGFEHHDHTDGGGVLPAPHGRSRPIRRGEQPEPLSA
- a CDS encoding HAD family hydrolase — encoded protein: MRLPIAPPPGPRAPVAAISFDGDDTLWDFASGFDAAVEHTARLLTEALGGPPVTVRWLHEVRDEVALGLPGAGYGVIRRAAFAESVRRRGGAPGLAEELHRAFNAVRAERTELYPETLDVLRGLASRMPLALTSNGNTELGWLGLESLFTVVTRAAECGIHKPDPGIYLLTAERLGVPPGQVLHVGDHPVEDLAGARAAGLPALLLDRTGRTPGALASLSGLTELTGLTGLTDLTGLPDGRHGVTA